The sequence TTAAACAAGAAAATACCGCATCTTTTTAAGATAAGGCGAAAGCCATGATTTTTCTTCGTCATCACCTCCACAAAGGATTAAAAATTGAATGTTTAACTGTGAAAGATCCACTCGAATTATGGATCAACTTGAAGGACCGATATCACCATCTAAAATTAACGGTGTTACGAAAAGCTAAATATGACTGGATACACCTTTGGtttcaagattttaaaactgTGGTTGAGTATAATTCTGCTATTCATAAAGTAAATTCATTATTAAGATTATTCGGAGAAACCATCATTGATGAGGACTTACTAGAGAaaacttttttcacttttcatgCTTCTAATGTATTGCTACAACAACGATATCGCGAAAagggatttaaaaaatatttagaattgATTACATGCCTACTTGTGGCACAGCAGAATAATACTTtgttaatgaaaaataatgaaactcGTCCCACTGGATCTGCTCTATTCCCTGAAGCGAATGTTGTAGCAGCACATGATCAGCCTGAAATAAGGCAAAATTATTATCGCGATCGTGGTCGAGGCTATGGTCGTGGATGTGGGCGAGGACGTGGCAGAGGACGAAATAATTATCGTCATAATGGTGGAAATAAACAAGAGAATAATAAAGGTTCTCAAAATAATCCTTCAAAGGGTAAAATTAATATTTGTCACCGATGTGGAATGGAAGTTCATTGGGCACGTGTTTGTCGTATGCCTGATCATTTTGTCAAACTTTATCAAGCTtcctttaaaagaaaagaaaatgatgtgGAAGTACACTTGACCTTTCgaggtgatgatgatgaagcagCTCCATCAAATACATATGATGATTCTGAGGCAAATTTTGCTTACAATGATGATGACTTTAAGGGTCTCTCAGATATTATCCATTTGAAAGTTGAAGATTTCTATGAGAACATTGATTGAAGAACTGATCACCTTagttgagaataaattataaagaaagttattatcttttttttgtttgcaATTATGTTTTTCTGTTTTATTAAAGTGCCATGTATTTCTAATTTCTACATTTCTTATGttagtttttcaaatttcttataatatgttttattttttaattgaagaaTATGGAAATTCTCCAATCATCAATTGGATTCAAAATAAGTTACGATGCTATATGTTTTATAGATGGTGCTACCACACATACTATTCTAAAAgctaagaaatatttctcttatttggtgATGAAATAAGTCAATGTTAATACTATATGTGATAGTACAAGATTAATTGAAGGCTCCTAAAAGCTAACTTATTACTTTTCAGAGGaacaaatttgatgattgatgaaacattatattgtagtaagtctcagagaaacttattaagtttcaaagacaTTCGCCAAAATGGCTATCATATTGGGACTACAAATGAAGGAAAAATTGAATatctttatattactacaataaTGTCGGATAATAAAtatatacttgaaaaattatcCACTCTTTCTTCCAGCTTATACTACACAAGTATTAGCACTGTTGAAACACATGTCATAGTAAATCAAAAGTTTACTGATTCGAACAATTTTATTATTTGACATGACCGGTTGGGCCATCCCGATTCTAATATGATgcgcaaaataattgagaattcatatgGACACTCATTGAAGAActaaaagattcttcaatttaaagAATTCTCTTGTGTTGCATGTTCTCAAGGTAAATTAATCACTAGGCCATCAATAATGAAAGTGGAAATTGAATCTCCTGTATTTCTGGAATGTATACAGGGTGATATATGTGGGCCCATTCATCCTTCATGTGGACCATTTAAGTATTATATGATTTTAATAGATGCATCTACAAGATGGTCACATGTGTGTTTAATTTCAACTCGTGATTTGGTATTTGCGAGATTATTTGcttaaataataaagttaagagCACAATTTTTAGATTATACAATAAAGACAATTATTCTTAATAATGTGGGTGAATTTATATCCCAGACTTTTAATGATTATTGTATATTAACTGAAATAACAGTTGAACATCCGGTTgctcatgttcatactcaaaatggtctAGCAGAATCATTGATTAAACGCCTCCAATTAATCGTTAGACCAATgcttatgagaacaaaacttTTCATTTCGATATGGGGTTATGCTATTTTGCATACAACAGCTCTTGTGCGGATAAGGCCCACAAGTTATCATAAAATCTCCCCATTACAATTAATTTTTGGTCAAGAGCCAAACATTTCCCATCTAAGAGTTCTTAGATGTGCGGTATATGTTTCAATTGCTCCACCACAACGCACAAAAATGGGTCCTCAAAGAAGATTGAGAATATATGTTGGGCATGAATCTCtttctattataaaatatttgaaacctaTGACTGGAGATTTATTTACGGCAAGATTTGCTgattgtcattttgatgaaacaatATATCCAACATTAGGGAGAGAAAATAAGTAGTTGGAAAAGGAGATAGACTGGAATGCATTATCATACAAATAAATGTGAACTAGAAGTTCAAAGGATAATTCATTTGCAAAACATTGCAAATCAATAGCAGATGCATTCATTGACctatcaagaattacaaaatctcACATCCCAACTGTTAATGCTCCTATTCGAGTTGATGTCCCGATAGGATAATTGAGTAATACAAATGAGTCTAAATCATACTTAAAATATGGTAGATCAATCGGTTCTAAAGataaaaatcctcaaagaaaaagaggagcaaatgatcaaaataatcataatatggaGGAAGCTACTCATGAAGAGCAGCAAGACATAACAATTGATGAAACCTCAGAAAAGGTTCaagtacttgaaaataatgaaaatgaagAGATCTCAATCAGTTATGTCTCATCGAGAAAAATATGGAATCGAAATGATATAATTGTcgataatatttttataatgcaataagATGAGGATCTTGAACCCAAATCTGTCGAAGAATATAGACAGAGAAATAATTGGCCAAAATGAAAAGATGCAATCAAAATTGAATTGGCTTCGCTTGAAAAACGcaaagtttttggacctatagtcCAAACACCTGAAGGTATAAAGTTAGTGGGGTACAAATGGATTTTTGTGCGAAAacgaaatgagaaaaataaagtcataagATATAAAGCACGACTTGTGGCACAAGAATTTTCACAAAGACCTGGCATTGATTATATGGAGATATATTCTCCGGTGGTGGATGCAATCACCTTCAGATATCTTATTAAGTTGGCAGCCCATGAAAAACTTGATATGCATTTTTTGAACGTTGTCACAACCTACTTATATGATTCATTGGACagtgatatttatatgaaaatttttgaaggattcaaaatgcctgatgTGTATAAAACTTCTCGAGAAAATTGCTCAATCAAGATTCAGAAATCCTTATACGGATTAAAACAATCAAGACACATGTGGTATAATCGCCTCAGCGAATACCTATTTAAAGAAGACTATAAAAATGACCCAATCTGTCCTTGTGTCTTTATTAAAAGGTCTGGATTTAAATTTGTCATAATAgctgtatatgttgatgatttaaataTCATTGAAACTCCTGAAGAGCTTCCAAAGACAATAGAATGtttgaaaaaagaatttgaaaCGAAAGACCTCGGAAAGACAAAATTTTGTTTTGGTCTACAAATTAAACATTTTACAAATGAAATATTTGTCCATCAATCCACATATATTgaaaatacaatattttcatCAATCCACATATATTGAAAATACTTTAAAGAGATTTTACATGGATAAAGTACATTCATTTAGTACCCCAATGGTTGTGAGATCACTTGATATTAATAAAGATCCATTTCGacctcatgaaaataatgaagaactTATTGGTGCTCagataccatatcttagtgcaattgggaCATTAATGTATCTTGCTAGTAATTCACAATCAGATATATCTTTTGCTGTAAATTTATAAGCTAGATTTAGTTCTTCCCCGACACGAAGACATTGAAATGGTATTAAGCATATATTTAGATACCTCCGAGGAACTATTGATATGGGACTATTTTATTCAAATGAGTTCGATTCACAATTAATTAGTTATGCAGATGCAGGATATTTGTCTGACCCACATAAAGGTCGATCTCAGACAGGTTATTTGTTTACATGTGGAGGTACAGCTATATCATGGCATTCAACAAAACAAATCATAATTGCTACATCTTCAGATCATGCAGAGATAATAGCcgttcatgaagcaagtcgagaatgtgtCTGGTTGTGGTCAATAACTCAACACATTCAGAAAATATGTGGCCTTactttgaagaagaatattccaACAATATTGTATGAAGACAACACCGCATGCATAGCCCAATTAAGAGAAGGATATATCAAAAGAGACAGAACAAAACACATTTCACCAAAATTATTCTTTACTCATGATCTTCAAAAGAGGGgtgaaatagatgttcaacaaattcgttcaagcgATAACCTTGCAGATATGTTCACTAAAGCATTGCCAACATCAACCTTTGAGAAGTTGAGACATAAGATTGGGATGCGTCATTTCCTAGATATTAAGTGATGTTTATATCAGGGGAGTAAATACGCGCTGCACTTTTTTTCTCCCTTCaccaaggttttgtcccactgagttttcctggtaagatttttaatgaggcaacaaaTAAGGCGTATTACAAACCGTTATGTATATCTTATTTGCTTTAGAATTTCTCTTTGACATAAACATCCAAGGGGgagtattgtaaataatttacttattttgtggATGTTCACATACCATACTTCACATACTACACCTACTACACATAATGTTAGAGCGTGTAATGAAGTTATTATTCTTGTGTATATCATTCACATACTACACCTATTACATATACTATTGCCTATAAAAGACACTCTTTACTTCATTATAAATACACAcaaaaagtagaagaaaataaaatcttctcATCCCTCTccccctctctttttattttagtatatttcagaatatttatttacaatactattatatatatacttataatttttatttaataaaaagtgGTGTATATATAATTTGTGGCCTATTTACCTACCCATTGCAATTATACAAGTAGGGGGGTAAAAAGTGAAAAGAgttttgttaatttatttattttttgcgtgaaataagaaacaaagaaaagaaaagagttacGTGGTCCACTATGGTACGAGAGTTGTATGTCGGTTGGATTTATTTGACAGTCAAATGTAGATTTATCTCCCAGTCTCTTTTTTGGAGTTTACTCAATCATcctaataatagtaaaatattattttactgcATAGTTTTGTTATTTAATGTTTAACGTTTTTCTTAATCAAAAAATTATACGAAAGAGTTTTTGAGTGGCGGTGGACGGAAAACGACAAGAACATAGTCTTTTCCTGCACGTGAATTACTCTTTGTTTAATGTAATACTTATTATTATATTACAGTAattatattatttcatacttattttgtattttcttggtatttattattattattttatagtttatttttattgCATTATATATTCTATTTCAAATTGCATTTCGACCTTATTATACTATTCTCTCTCTTGAGCTGGGGTCTataggaaacaacctctctacttcttcggaggtagcggtatgaactgcgtatattttaccctttcAGACCTCACTgtgtgagaatatactgggttattgttgttgtatattatAAGTACAGAAACACCATTAATCTTCTCATGCAAATGTTGAACTTAATCCAGTAATGCTCCATTTAACTCGGtagtaaattattttatatattaggAATAAAAAAAATCTTGTGTTTGTTTTTTAATCCGTTATAAGAGAACCAGTAATGAGTTGTACGAATTGCCAGAACCATCAATTCATGAAACAGTGCCTAATTTAAGCACATGAAATGTATAGTTCCAGAGAAAACTTTGGAttcattttttcatatataaagaTGGCCttacatttttttcaaaagagTTGGAAAAAGCAAAAATAAGAATGACAATTAGCTAGCATTGGATAGGACTCATATTGTAAGGACTTGTTTAATACGCAGGACAGTAGGGTTTGTTTGGTGAGAGTCGAGAGGGATAAAATggaatattttcaaattaaatttgaGATAAAATTTATTCGTTAATCGATCATACACCATATAATTCTAAGATAATTTAGTCCGTGTATGAAATAATCCCTAATTGTGTTGATTCtagcatatcttttattttttttttacaaaaaaaaacatttttatgAATTTAGTGTGACCTAGCTAATACTCAACAAGTCTGTAAAAAGCATAAATCGATATGAAATAGCATGTCTATaatattaaaacaaataaatcgaaacataaattcaaaattcaagggaAAAACATAATATTCTTGTATAAAATTCCGACAAGTAAATATAATTCAGAAGAATGAAAAACATATAAGTCTATAATCTCATTCAATAATAAAGTActactttaattcaaacactagaataaaaattataaaaatttaataatgcgcttaataaagaaaaaaatatgagtaattatattgaatcataagaagtaaagttggaaaatgagaagaaaagagatgaaagataaataatgtaaaatgaaaaaaaaaaagtaaaaataaaaaaggaatttaaaagaaaaagatattaaatttttttttttttagatgtaACTTTGTAATTACATCACGTAATTACACCTAATTCTCTATTCCTAGTTGAGAATTGAGTTatgtaattatatctaatttcattttccttttgattCTCCAAACatatctttaataattttttagttttaacttATAATGGAAAGAAGTACATAGTTCAGTGACAATAAGAGTTACTTTAGTGGAATGTTTACACAAGTTCAATGACATTTTGAGGAATTAACTCGATTTTTTCCACGTATATGGTACAATGTAAGTGGTTAAAAGTTATCCCGTGCATGAATTGATGTAAAGTTATGCAGAATTTAATAAAATGGACGATATACATAAACTGATTGAGAGACGCAACTATTATGtaaaaattggaaaataaaaGAACACAATGGTAGGGGAACATACATGCCACATTGCTCACAGTGAAAATCAATTCATTAAAAAATGTGAATGTTGATACACCCATGATGATGATCAGCCATCATTAAACCTCCAAAACAGCAGGCAAGAGCACATTAGCTCACCCCATACTTTGCTACAATTAATAATTACTACACTACACACCTCTAACCCTGAGTGATAGCTAAACTGGTAAAGGCTTGAGGACAAAGTCCTTCAGGTCGCCAGTTTGAGTTCCATGAGGGCCACTGGAGGCATTGAAAATCGATCGCGCATCCAGGCCCCGTGGAATTAGTCGGAGCTTTACCTTGAAACATCGGGGGCTGGTGGGTATAGCTAGTCAGGTTCTTAAAGCGATACCCGGAAATCacggataaaaaaaaaaaaaaaaaaaaaaacactacacACCTCTAAAATTTCATCAATCTTTAAAATTACTATTATTACATGATCATCAATCTTTGTCGTATTATGATCCAACGTTAAATCTCAATCTATAAGTCATGTGTTTGATGTAATTTGTGTGGTAGTGGACAactaattgttaattattgtgttttaGAAATTAATGCAGTTAGTCATAAGTTAGTTTTGTTCCTTTTACTTCAAGTCTAAGGAGGTCTCAATTCCCTTTTTTACTTCTTACCAAGTTCTAATAATCATTGCactcacaatataatatataCTTCACCCTCTCTATTGTCGTGTAGGTTATAACATTAATATGCATGGTAATCCCATAATTATTGTCCTAATCATGGCAACTATAGTGATGTGAGGCAGAAGGTTTAATATACTACTAATTGATTATTTGACCTGATGGAagtattctaaaaaaaaatatcaacctACATAACTAATTTCTTATCCTCAAGAAAAGCCAAATATTCAATCTCTATAGTTCGTGTCCAATTTTTATACGTAGAATATTTTTCAGTGAGTAAAGTAGTCAGAGTGAAAGATATAAGTGGTATGCTCAATTCTTTCTCCTGATAAAAGCATCATAGTAACTTTTTATAAAATTGGTAGACGGTTGACTTGGAATCACTTCTACTGCGAAGGGCTTTACTTTTCAATATAACTTTGTCTGATAGTTAAAATGAATTgatctaaaaaaaaaagtatcaaacCTATAATGAAAAAGCAAAAAGATCCATGCATCAATGGATCATTTTGATTATGTgagtaatttatttaattaatgggGTTTTATTGACAATGACACTTCACCACTTAATCTTCTTCCAAAGATGACATGAAACAATaactaaattttacttttataataGTTATTGAAAGGTCACGATAATGTTTTTAATGtcagattttattttcttattatgagcATATGCCATTAGGAATGTGTTTTAATTTTAAATCTCGAACTTCCAAAtctgattaatttattttttttaataaaaattaactgattatgagtttgatgaattgcctCTATCTAGATGATGGATATTTGTTGGTTACTTAATTATAATTCAAGTTGACTTGAAAGCTCaaaacacaactatttttttccTGAAAAAGACCGCTTAACTGAACATCTAATAGATATTAGGTTTGGTATCTTAATAAGTAAGATGAGGTCTTAAAGtgcttttttatcctttttttttaaaactctcaaacatatatttcttatttgaattattgCCAATTTATTCATTGTCCATTATGgtaggtaaagggtgaaattggAATTCTAAGTAgccgtttggtcatgaaaattaaaatttttcggagttggagttgaaattaaagttggagttgtgtttgaccattttttttttttttttacttttgaaaaaacttttttaaatatgattttatgccctaacttctacaaactatcaaaatcacccaattaaaatttacctactaatgaaaaaagaacacaattagccactattataaaaataattacatatacatggtcatatttaatgaatttcaattatgacatatataatatttacattaatagccgttttctcatatttgaaaattttaaatatggatgttatattaacagatcactgcttcctgttttttaggtaacgaatattatcttttaaacaaatttatttaatttatttccttcattttccgttcctaaaaaatagaaaatgatgagttgttattaaattttagggtgccgctaatttatttccttaattttcttatacatgaaagattttattgtgtgtaaataaattatttctatgtaaaacatgctttgcatatttatggtatattatatcatatatcataaatatataaatatgcttagtatatttctttatactttgtatttttatatatatgtatatggtatatacatggtataaacttcatatataacatactttgtatatttatattataaatatgcttagtatgtttcttaatactttatatatttatatatgtgtgtatgtggtATAGACAtgatataaactttatatataacatactttgtatatttctattataaatataatattttatatatttatgggtataaatataaattaacagtaaaataatgtcttaaataagagagaaaattaaatgagggataaaaataatgatgagagagaaaaagagatatatattaattaagatagcattaagtttgaaattacaattattttattctttaaaactgctatatacgcaatattgaaaaagtaatgtaataaggagagttttatgtaaaaatttaaaagattggggttatatgtaataataataaaagttggaactgtagttggaaaattgtgaaaacaacaaaaaccttttttccctttttagaaaaaattttcgGAATTATTTTTCGAATCtttatggccaaacaccacaattttcaactCCAGAATTTTTTTtcggaaaaaagaaaaaaaatttcatggccaaacgggccctaagTGCCCTAACttaaatatttctctttttcacagaatatcttattaatttttaaaatatatattccaTGTTTTTGGGGGTTcttcaattatttatatttagtGCATTTtctcaataattatttattatactaAAACGAAATTCCAACAACCATTTCGCATTTATGTTGTTCGAactctcaaaaattattttatacgcATACAAATCTTCCAATAAAGTACTTTTTGGATGGATTCAATATATAttcatcaatatttttgaaggatccgaatAAGATAGATTTCCGTATTTTAACATTTtgcaaaattataattttgatattaaaaatcagaaaagaaaaaggaaagtgaAAATATAAAAGTCAAATGATCCTTGATCACTAGAGCTGGTTTTATCATTAGTGGCTAGAATGTTTGGACAagtcaataacaataataaatttttaaattcaaattgaaaaaacaaaGATTCTAGCAATAATTGATATACcagaaaaaataatgttaaaatcaCATGTATTCctgttttaaaaaagaaagaacaacaaaTCTTGACTATGGAAATATTATCCAAACAGATCTGTAACAAACTAACAACACAGGGTTTGTTACTCCCAAGACTTTTAATTGTCACGTTTTGATTTACGAGGTAAATTTgattaagaaactaaaataaattatattaaattaatatttaaaattaaaatatgctaaaattaaataaaaaatactgttATAAATTACAATCATTCTAATAGTCAGCTAGATACAACAACGAGGAGGGATGAAGAGGTTATCTTAATTCCAGGCTAGCTGATCTCCATCGATAACTTAGACTTAATTTTCTGAGGCATTTTTGGGAAAGTATATGCCTCACAGCATGCGCGAGCATCTTCGGGATGTGTTTTGAGTTTTTTGCTTTGATACAGAATTCTATGAATGTTGTTGAGTATGAGGTGAGATTTCATGAGTTAGTTAGACACATCATTATGATTTTGTTTAAGGAATATAAGCAGATTCAATGCTTTGTTAAGGGATTGAGATTTCCGATTCGCAGGACTATAGAGAGTTTGATGACTTTGAAGAAGTCTTTTTCTGATATTAATGAGCATGTTTACTTATAGAGGAGATAAATCGTGAGGCTCAGGGAGGTAGCGATAAGAGACCTCGTTATCAGTATAGTTATAGTGGGAGCCACAATGTCTCACAGTTCAGAGGTCGAGGATTTCAGGATAGGCACTCCCAACAACAGCCTTATTAGCTTCAAAGTTATTCTAGTAAGTCAGTTCTTAATAAGATGAAGCAAGAGTTCAAAATATTGATCATAATTCATGCAGTATACGTAAAAGTAAATAGTGAAAGTAGTTTATTTTATAAGCTTCTAGAGAAtgtattaaatttttaatcatcCAACCGTTGTTAGATGCAAAAACTTCAATGTACCGAACTACATTTTTTTACCGGAGAGTAAATTAGTCAAACAGTAAACATCCAACTGTTGTTTGAATCTTTCGTTTACACTTTCAAGGAAAAAAATACTAattactaaaaaagaaaaaagtggtaCCACATAATAAgttctaaaaaatataattttttggcaATTTCATTTTCCAGGTCCCTCTTCCTTCTCTCTTACAAAATCCCTGTCGAATTTTCAGAATTTCCATTTCCAATTTTCCCTTTCCCTTTTTAGCTTTTTCACTTTTCTTCAGACAAATTTATTCCTAACTTTTCTCTGGTGGATTTTCCACTCACTCTTCCTTCCTCCCTGTCATCCATAACGGTACACTTCCTC comes from Capsicum annuum cultivar UCD-10X-F1 chromosome 2, UCD10Xv1.1, whole genome shotgun sequence and encodes:
- the LOC107858185 gene encoding uncharacterized protein LOC107858185, which encodes MKNNETRPTGSALFPEANVVAAHDQPEIRQNYYRDRGRGYGRGCGRGRGRGRNNYRHNGGNKQENNKGSQNNPSKGKINICHRCGMEVHWARVCRMPDHFVKLYQASFKRKENDVEVHLTFRGDDDEAAPSNTYDDSEANFAYNDDDFKGLSDIIHLKVEDFYENID